A single region of the Nicotiana sylvestris chromosome 6, ASM39365v2, whole genome shotgun sequence genome encodes:
- the LOC104224740 gene encoding protein NRT1/ PTR FAMILY 1.2-like, whose translation MEKKESYSDHKKGGLKTMPFVIANEALDKVASVGLHANMILYLKNEYHLSNATGASILFWWNAISNFTPIFGAFLSDSYLGRYYVIALGTFISLIGMVALWLTAILKEARPHPCKLESENCQKPDIGQLVFLFSSFALMAIGAGGIRPCSLAFGADQFDNPDNPNNGRILQSFFNWYYASVGISILISVTVIVYIQTQFGWVVGFGVPTGLMFLATIMFLLGSALFIRIKANKSLLTSFAQVVVVAWKNKHLSLPPVDSNGWYYHEKDSRFTFPTHKLRFLNKACIVRNPEEDLNPNGTASNPWNLCTIQQVEEFKALIKVIPMWSTGIMIAVTLSQHAFPVLQANTMDRHLVKGSNFKIPAGSYGAFGILTLTIWIAIYDRILVPWISKFTEKPRGLTFKQRMGIGLLLSCASQGAAALVERERRARALNEGLANHPLSQVDMSAMWLVPQHCLTGLAEAFNAIGQIEFYYSQFPKSMASIGVALFALGMGFGNVFGSLIVEIVDHVSSRGGKVSWVSNNLNLGHYDYYYWVLCLLSVGNLFYFIVCAWAYGSDEDTRISTTAAATEEEEEEEEEEEEEEE comes from the exons ATGGAGAAAAAAGAAAGTTATTCAGATCACAAGAAAGGTGGCCTTAAAACAATGCCTTTTGTTATCG CAAATGAGGCATTGGACAAGGTTGCAAGTGTAGGACTGCATGCAAATATGATATTGTACCTGAAAAATGAGTATCACTTAAGTAATGCTACAGGGGCAAGTATTCTTTTCTGGTGGAATGCCATATCCAATTTCACTCCCATTTTTGGAGCTTTTCTTTCTGATTCTTATTTGGGTCGTTATTATGTCATTGCTTTAGGGACATTCATTAGCCTTATC GGGATGGTGGCTCTGTGGTTAACAGCTATACTAAAAGAAGCAAGACCACATCCTTGCAAATTAGAATCAGAAAATTGTCAAAAACCAGACATTGGCCAGTTAGTATTTCTGTTTTCATCATTTGCATTAATGGCCATAGGAGCTGGTGGAATTAGGCCATGTTCATTAGCCTTTGGTGCTGACCAATTTGACAATCCTGACAATCCCAATAATGGAAGAATCTTGCAAAGTTTCTTCAATTG GTATTACGCATCAGTTGGGATATCAATACTGATTTCAGTGACAGTTATAGTGTATATTCAGACACAATTTGGTTGGGTGGTGGGTTTTGGAGTGCCTACAGGACTTATGTTTTTGGCAACTATTATGTTCCTTTTGGGTTCTGCACTTTTCATTAGGATAAAAGCAAACAAGAGTTTGCTTACTAGTTTTGCTCAAGTTGTTGTTGTGGCTTGGAAAAACAAACACCTTTCTCTGCCTCCTGTGGATTCTAATGGGTGGTATTATCATGAAAAGGATTCAAGATTTACTTTTCCAACCCATAAACTAAG GTTTCTAAATAAGGCGTGCATCGTTAGAAATCCCGAGGAAGATTTGAATCCAAATGGAACAGCTTCAAATCCGTGGAACCTTTGTACAATTCAACAAGTAGAAGAATTCAAAGCCTTGATCAAAGTTATCCCAATGTGGTCTACAGGAATTATGATAGCGGTAACACTAAGCCAACATGCATTTCCTGTGCTACAAGCAAATACAATGGACAGACATTTAGtaaaaggtagtaattttaaaattccagcaggttcgtatggtGCATTTGGGATTCTCACATTAACAATATGGATAGCCATCTATGACCGAATCCTCGTCCCCTGGATCTCAAAATTCACAGAAAAACCTCGCGGATTGACTTTCAAGCAACGTATGGGGATCGGGTTGTTACTTTCTTGTGCATCTCAGGGAGCTGCAGCGTTAGTGGAAAGAGAAAGACGAGCACGAGCCCTTAATGAAGGGCTCGCGAACCATCCCTTGTCACAAGTGGATATGTCAGCAATGTGGCTAGTACCGCAACATTGTTTAActggtctagctgaggcattcaacgCGATTGGACAAATAGAATTTTATTATTCACAATTTCCTAAGAGCATGGCTAGTATTGGAGTGGCATTATTTGCTTTAGGGATGGGATTTGGAAATGTTTTTGGAAGTCTAATTGTTGAAATTGTTGATCATGTTTCAAGTAGAGGAGGGAAAGTGAGTTGGGTATCAAATAACTTGAATTTAGGtcattatgattattactattggGTTCTTTGCTTATTGAGTGTTGGGAATTTGTTCTACTTCATTGTGTGTGCTTGGGCTTATGGATCTGATGAAGATACAAGAATTT